From a single Pseudobutyrivibrio xylanivorans genomic region:
- a CDS encoding glycosyltransferase, with translation MQRDTIVYFGIIQFEYNNAMCQHATGIKKMISELGYKSVLIGVDSSVKSRSYKKIDEGVFVVNDPNNMSERLTECVSASAIKSILLNIDCDRIKAFIMADYRFIPMRQMQKFCSARNINYVVDIMDCFVGGRSLVTKLKKIDSDIRMKYFYSKVERRIYICSSYIELLGESAHTVVVPGVTWEQVKCNKNVSSKIRLSFMGRPGRKCDKEKIDWIIKGVYEAGLTDKYYVQLAGFDRDEFLACNPNLTKYVTDNIQFVGRLSKQECSNLLKESDFSLVIRPDTVLSKYGFSTKISEAFSYGVPVLATDTSDNRKYILDGDNGFVCGCTYEDVKALLIRVSQLTNDDIERIKDYCFNNNPLWYENYLEKFSRVVVE, from the coding sequence ATGCAACGAGACACGATAGTATATTTTGGAATTATCCAGTTCGAATATAATAATGCAATGTGTCAACATGCAACAGGGATAAAGAAAATGATATCAGAGCTGGGTTATAAAAGTGTATTAATTGGTGTTGATAGTAGTGTAAAAAGTAGGTCCTACAAAAAAATAGATGAGGGTGTTTTCGTTGTGAATGACCCCAATAATATGAGTGAGCGATTAACGGAGTGTGTTTCTGCATCAGCAATAAAATCAATACTTCTTAACATTGATTGCGACAGGATTAAAGCATTTATAATGGCTGACTATCGATTTATTCCTATGAGGCAGATGCAAAAATTTTGTAGTGCAAGGAATATCAATTATGTGGTAGATATAATGGACTGTTTTGTTGGAGGTCGTAGCCTAGTCACCAAGTTAAAAAAAATCGATAGTGACATAAGAATGAAGTATTTTTATTCAAAAGTAGAAAGAAGAATATATATATGTAGTAGTTATATAGAGCTGTTAGGAGAAAGTGCTCATACGGTTGTGGTTCCTGGAGTTACATGGGAACAAGTAAAATGTAATAAGAACGTATCTAGTAAGATAAGATTGTCTTTCATGGGGAGACCTGGAAGGAAATGTGATAAAGAGAAGATTGACTGGATAATAAAAGGGGTTTATGAGGCAGGATTAACTGATAAATATTACGTGCAACTAGCTGGTTTTGATAGAGATGAATTCTTAGCATGTAATCCAAATTTAACGAAATATGTCACTGATAACATTCAATTCGTTGGGCGACTTTCAAAACAAGAATGTTCAAATTTACTGAAGGAGTCTGATTTTAGTCTTGTTATTAGGCCAGATACGGTTCTCTCAAAATATGGGTTTTCTACGAAAATAAGTGAGGCATTTTCATACGGTGTCCCGGTCCTTGCAACGGATACAAGTGATAATAGAAAATATATTTTAGACGGTGACAACGGATTTGTATGTGGATGTACATACGAAGATGTTAAGGCTTTGCTTATAAGAGTTAGCCAATTGACAAATGATGATATTGAAAGAATTAAAGACTATTGCTTTAACAATAATCCCCTTTGGTACGAGAACTATTTGGAGAAATTTTCAAGGGTAGTGGTTGAATAA
- a CDS encoding THUMP domain-containing class I SAM-dependent RNA methyltransferase, translating to MAKLFTISCPCHFGLEAPLKREIYDLGYDITEVTDGRVTFTGDAEAVVRANVHLRTAERVLIEVGRFHATTFEELFQGIKALPWEDYLPKDAKFWVTKATSVKSKLFSLTDIQSIAKKAMVERMKSYYDIQWFEENGADYPVRIFLLKDDVIVTLDTTGTPLHKRGYRTYTSKAPLSETMAAALIQLTPWRPDRILVDPFCGSGTFLIEAAMMAANIAPGLNRDFTSMDWTNIIDEQLWKDILDEARADVDTTVECDLQGYDIDPDMVKIARLNAKQAGVDHMIHFQVRDVGALSHPKKYGFVLTNPPYGERLEDKKDLPEIYGKLGRAYASLDSWSMFVITSYENAPRDIGRKADKNRKIYNGMIKTYFYQFLGPKPKKKD from the coding sequence ATGGCAAAGCTTTTTACTATCAGCTGCCCATGTCACTTTGGACTTGAGGCACCTTTGAAACGAGAAATATACGACTTGGGATACGATATCACCGAGGTCACAGACGGTCGCGTCACCTTCACAGGAGATGCGGAGGCAGTGGTTAGGGCGAATGTTCACCTTCGCACAGCGGAGCGTGTCCTTATCGAGGTGGGCAGATTCCATGCCACCACCTTCGAGGAGCTGTTCCAGGGGATTAAGGCCCTTCCTTGGGAGGATTATCTTCCAAAGGATGCCAAGTTCTGGGTCACAAAGGCAACCTCTGTAAAGAGCAAGCTTTTTTCACTTACAGATATTCAGTCCATCGCCAAGAAGGCAATGGTTGAGCGCATGAAATCCTACTACGATATTCAGTGGTTTGAGGAGAATGGCGCTGACTATCCAGTGCGAATTTTCCTATTGAAGGATGATGTCATTGTCACATTGGACACCACGGGCACACCTCTTCACAAGAGAGGCTATCGTACCTACACCAGCAAGGCTCCACTTTCAGAGACAATGGCGGCAGCGCTTATCCAGCTCACACCTTGGCGCCCAGACAGAATTCTTGTGGATCCATTCTGTGGTTCAGGAACATTTCTGATTGAGGCAGCCATGATGGCGGCAAACATTGCCCCAGGTCTCAATCGTGATTTCACTTCCATGGACTGGACTAATATCATCGATGAGCAGCTTTGGAAGGATATTTTAGACGAGGCTCGCGCCGATGTAGACACTACAGTAGAATGCGATTTACAGGGCTACGATATCGACCCTGACATGGTAAAAATCGCCCGCCTCAATGCAAAGCAGGCTGGCGTTGACCACATGATACATTTTCAGGTAAGGGATGTGGGGGCTCTTTCACATCCAAAGAAATACGGCTTCGTCCTCACCAATCCGCCATACGGCGAGCGTCTTGAGGACAAGAAGGATTTGCCGGAAATCTATGGTAAGCTCGGCCGCGCTTATGCTTCGCTTGATAGCTGGTCTATGTTTGTTATCACCAGCTACGAGAATGCGCCTAGGGATATCGGCCGCAAAGCTGACAAGAATCGCAAAATTTATAATGGAATGATAAAGACCTATTTTTATCAGTTCCTTGGACCAAAGCCAAAGAAAAAGGACTAG
- a CDS encoding type II toxin-antitoxin system Phd/YefM family antitoxin encodes MQIVPMRDLKNTVEIERRCAESNEPVFVTKNGYGKLVVMDIDYYERTMRKIDEAALVNKGIADYEAGRVVDGKKSLKKLREKYGI; translated from the coding sequence ATGCAGATAGTTCCAATGAGAGATTTGAAAAATACTGTGGAAATTGAACGTAGATGTGCAGAGTCCAATGAGCCTGTTTTTGTAACCAAGAATGGCTATGGAAAGCTTGTTGTAATGGATATTGATTATTATGAGCGTACAATGCGAAAAATAGATGAAGCAGCTCTTGTGAATAAAGGCATAGCTGATTATGAGGCAGGTAGAGTTGTAGATGGAAAAAAATCGTTAAAGAAACTGAGGGAGAAGTATGGCATTTAA
- a CDS encoding type II toxin-antitoxin system RelE/ParE family toxin, translating to MAFKIYDYDFTEIAEADIDETLYYISNELCNPKAAKDFVDELDDKLADICKSPKNGRLVVNEFLKRDDVRRFLVDNYIAYYIIDEANSKIVVLRVVYSKRNQNEILKNL from the coding sequence ATGGCATTTAAGATATACGATTATGACTTTACTGAAATTGCCGAAGCTGACATCGATGAAACGCTCTACTATATTTCTAATGAATTGTGTAACCCAAAAGCTGCCAAAGATTTTGTAGATGAACTTGATGATAAGCTAGCTGATATATGTAAGAGCCCTAAAAACGGTAGACTTGTTGTAAATGAATTTTTAAAAAGGGATGATGTAAGACGTTTCTTAGTTGATAACTACATTGCTTATTATATTATAGATGAAGCAAATTCAAAGATAGTAGTATTGCGTGTAGTTTATAGTAAAAGAAATCAAAATGAAATTTTAAAAAATTTATAA
- a CDS encoding glycosyltransferase: MKILEINAYYDFGSTGHIVKDLCIEGLKRNYEMYAIYWLCRKKECTSANVIYCGEMFEPSKMRKLTQWIINGGRLNYNDDRTKRIISEIERIAPDIIHLHNLHGDFEHGSINIEMLLTAIAKLKCRVIWTFHDCWPITGRCYYFSYKCCDKWKSGCGNCPQRWFDRQGIIIDYSTENWLRKKKLYEQIEDLTVVTVSNWLNEVVRESMLKNRRIVTVHNGIDTKIFTPAEEKIGNDKFRILCIGWDRRKGYKDYYKLSKMLSEDEEIVVVGRRPIFRRFHRLPNNIRQISRATSKLSMAEIYRNADVYFNASPAETFGLTTVEALSCGTPVVGYRNTATTELLESTGCGANLAENGNVENVVNIIEQIKNSDVNRKALHEICSRMFEHSMMLEQYVEIYENLT; this comes from the coding sequence ATGAAAATTCTAGAGATTAATGCTTATTACGATTTTGGAAGTACCGGTCATATAGTGAAGGACCTATGTATTGAGGGTTTAAAAAGAAATTATGAAATGTATGCAATCTATTGGCTCTGCCGAAAGAAGGAATGTACTTCAGCTAATGTAATTTACTGTGGTGAAATGTTTGAGCCTTCTAAAATGAGAAAACTTACGCAGTGGATTATAAACGGCGGAAGGTTGAATTATAACGATGATAGGACAAAAAGGATAATTAGCGAAATAGAAAGGATTGCCCCTGATATAATCCATTTGCACAATTTGCACGGAGATTTTGAACATGGTTCAATTAATATAGAAATGCTACTTACAGCAATTGCAAAACTAAAATGTAGAGTAATTTGGACATTTCATGATTGTTGGCCTATCACAGGAAGATGCTACTATTTTAGTTATAAGTGTTGTGATAAATGGAAAAGTGGCTGTGGAAATTGTCCTCAAAGATGGTTCGATCGTCAAGGAATAATCATAGATTATAGTACCGAAAATTGGTTAAGAAAAAAGAAATTGTACGAACAAATTGAAGATTTGACAGTTGTTACAGTTTCAAACTGGCTAAATGAAGTTGTCAGAGAATCAATGTTAAAAAATCGAAGAATTGTAACTGTTCATAACGGAATAGATACAAAGATATTTACGCCAGCAGAAGAAAAAATAGGTAATGATAAATTTAGAATACTGTGTATTGGATGGGATAGACGCAAGGGATACAAAGACTATTATAAATTATCGAAAATGTTATCGGAAGATGAAGAGATAGTGGTTGTAGGTCGAAGACCTATCTTTAGACGATTTCACAGGTTACCTAATAATATTAGACAGATTAGTCGTGCGACATCTAAACTGTCAATGGCAGAAATATATAGAAATGCAGATGTTTACTTTAATGCTTCTCCTGCTGAAACCTTTGGTCTTACAACAGTAGAAGCCTTGTCATGTGGAACTCCGGTTGTGGGATATCGAAACACAGCTACTACGGAATTACTAGAATCTACAGGGTGTGGCGCTAACTTGGCTGAAAATGGAAATGTTGAGAATGTAGTTAATATCATTGAGCAAATAAAAAACTCAGATGTTAATCGAAAAGCACTCCATGAAATCTGCAGTAGAATGTTTGAACACTCAATGATGTTGGAACAGTATGTTGAAATATATGAAAATCTGACATGA
- a CDS encoding glycosyltransferase: MHQGKGLESKYKGEVFYISPYLPQEKKYERHFSPAAQTKVGYVRTKLQKYVTTTVCINCSLTVDNSVILPKQFKDDYGSIRILGSVSSTKRLFLPICGAVMLFSVFLYVLFNIGKEDTVFLYHSVYYDPIVTALKKIKHFRIIYEIEEIYADVRKHGVGREKEISRCEEAADGFIFPTELLNEIVNRNSKKSIIIYGAYQPVSIVRKGINKKTSIVYSGTLMNGKGAQEAVNCASALDDQFEIHIIGYGSIDEKRKIVEMIEDNSSMCMVSYDGMKYGEEYINYMTKCDIGICIQPSDSLFNGSSFPSKILSYFNCGLAVVASEMESLKKSKLAKYIYFSRTVNPEDVATAIRRASMSQVSNIDIILALDEEVSEKIEDIMLS, encoded by the coding sequence ATGCATCAGGGAAAAGGATTAGAATCAAAATATAAAGGGGAAGTGTTTTATATTTCGCCTTATTTACCACAAGAAAAAAAATATGAAAGACATTTTTCGCCTGCAGCCCAGACAAAAGTTGGATATGTAAGAACTAAGCTTCAGAAGTATGTCACGACAACTGTCTGTATTAATTGTTCATTGACAGTTGATAATTCAGTAATTCTGCCAAAACAATTTAAGGATGACTATGGTTCGATACGAATTCTCGGATCAGTCTCATCTACTAAGCGTTTATTTTTGCCCATTTGTGGAGCAGTAATGCTCTTTAGTGTTTTCTTGTATGTTCTGTTCAATATAGGAAAAGAGGACACGGTTTTTCTTTATCACTCAGTATATTATGATCCAATTGTAACTGCTCTAAAAAAAATAAAACACTTTCGTATCATATATGAAATAGAGGAGATTTATGCTGATGTACGAAAACATGGTGTAGGAAGAGAAAAAGAAATATCACGCTGTGAAGAGGCTGCGGATGGATTTATTTTTCCTACGGAGTTGTTAAATGAAATTGTAAACCGAAATTCAAAGAAAAGTATAATCATATACGGAGCATATCAGCCCGTTTCAATAGTTAGAAAAGGAATAAATAAAAAAACGAGTATCGTTTATTCTGGGACTTTGATGAATGGAAAAGGGGCCCAAGAGGCTGTTAATTGTGCATCGGCTTTAGATGATCAGTTTGAAATACATATAATAGGCTATGGTAGCATCGACGAAAAAAGAAAAATAGTGGAGATGATAGAGGATAATTCGTCTATGTGCATGGTTTCGTATGATGGAATGAAATATGGTGAAGAATATATAAATTATATGACAAAATGTGATATTGGAATCTGTATCCAACCAAGCGATAGTCTTTTCAATGGTTCTTCATTTCCATCAAAGATTCTTAGCTATTTTAATTGTGGTTTAGCTGTAGTAGCTTCCGAGATGGAGTCATTGAAAAAATCAAAACTTGCAAAATACATCTATTTTTCAAGGACCGTAAACCCAGAAGATGTTGCTACTGCAATTAGACGGGCTAGTATGAGCCAGGTTAGCAATATAGACATTATTTTGGCATTAGATGAAGAAGTGTCTGAGAAAATAGAGGATATTATGTTGTCATAA
- a CDS encoding superoxide dismutase — protein MFEQIKLNYETNALEPWIDQETIETHHGKHHATYTKNFNDLVEKAGLTGKSAEEILASLDSVSDTALSQGLKNQGGGYYNHNLYFEMFSPNPAKAPTGKLADAINAQFGSLDACKEEVSKLAAAQFGSGWAWLSTDKAGKLYVSNSLNQDNPISEGTGRIPLVALDVWEHAYYLKYKNLRPDYIKAFWEVLDWGKVEERYNKIVG, from the coding sequence ATGTTTGAACAAATCAAATTAAACTATGAAACTAATGCTTTGGAACCATGGATTGACCAAGAGACCATCGAGACTCACCACGGCAAGCATCATGCTACTTATACAAAGAATTTCAATGATTTGGTCGAGAAGGCTGGTTTAACTGGCAAGTCAGCAGAGGAAATCCTTGCCAGTCTTGATAGTGTTTCTGACACGGCATTAAGTCAGGGGCTAAAGAACCAGGGCGGTGGATACTATAATCATAATCTTTATTTTGAGATGTTTTCACCTAATCCAGCTAAGGCTCCTACAGGCAAGCTGGCTGATGCCATCAATGCACAGTTCGGCAGTTTGGATGCCTGTAAGGAAGAGGTTTCAAAGCTTGCAGCTGCTCAATTTGGCTCTGGCTGGGCTTGGCTTTCTACTGATAAAGCGGGCAAGCTGTATGTTTCCAATTCCTTGAACCAAGATAACCCTATCTCTGAGGGCACCGGACGTATTCCTTTAGTTGCATTGGATGTGTGGGAGCATGCTTATTATCTGAAGTATAAGAATCTTCGCCCTGATTACATTAAGGCTTTCTGGGAAGTGCTGGATTGGGGGAAGGTTGAGGAGAGGTATAATAAGATTGTTGGATAG
- a CDS encoding lectin like domain-containing protein, producing the protein MKLSKRFLVFVLIISITLFLKLNNWNDRYAAVETFRGAALNEDVLYPLMSKNLNDGGKLKVYINGEIYSDQNQNAILDDGLNPVGSLDFIRTVMGGSAFMLDDSSAMVQITNDIYEFLAGNRNATANGDDLELSIKPSVHVGQLYVGLEDLCKVFGYEYTYDKSTYTANINIKKQPRLPKTYDLRSAGRVSFIRNQGSTATCWACASLEALESSLLPANQFKFSVDSMIKDNSFSLDEEAGGEYTMALAYLLSWQGPVEVEETTNIIDELTGDTDKTKVHLQEVHFYDSENLDGIKRAVYQYGGVSTSIYASVSTADLNGSSSYNRRTNSYCYTGNAKPNHDVVIIGWDDNYPAENFSTEVSGSGAFICQNSWGSGFGDNGVFYISYYDSNIGNQAVSYVKADLNNTYNYIYQSDLCGWVGQIGYSKEWAYGANTFTADSEQQIEAAGFYALGKDTNYQIYFVSNYINTSTLSSKEMVASGTVEQAGYYTVKFNAPKTVTEGENFAIVIYINTPNTLRPLAVEYASDKMTKAVDITDGKGFISNNGLDWENVEDVAKANLCIKAYANNVVEVFN; encoded by the coding sequence ATGAAGCTTTCCAAGAGATTTTTGGTGTTTGTTCTTATTATTTCAATCACCTTGTTTTTGAAATTGAATAATTGGAACGACCGCTATGCAGCGGTGGAGACTTTCAGAGGTGCAGCACTTAACGAAGATGTGCTGTATCCTTTGATGTCCAAAAATCTCAACGATGGTGGAAAGCTAAAGGTATATATTAACGGGGAAATATACTCCGACCAGAATCAGAATGCCATTTTGGATGATGGCTTGAATCCTGTGGGCTCGCTGGATTTCATTAGGACTGTTATGGGCGGCTCGGCTTTCATGTTGGACGATAGCAGTGCCATGGTTCAGATTACAAACGACATCTACGAGTTCCTTGCGGGAAACAGGAATGCCACTGCCAATGGCGATGATTTGGAGCTCTCTATAAAGCCTTCTGTTCACGTGGGTCAGCTCTACGTGGGCTTGGAGGATCTTTGCAAAGTCTTCGGGTACGAATACACCTACGACAAATCCACTTATACAGCAAATATCAATATTAAAAAGCAGCCACGTCTGCCTAAGACATACGATCTACGTTCTGCGGGCAGAGTTAGCTTTATCAGAAATCAGGGCTCTACAGCCACTTGTTGGGCATGTGCATCTTTGGAGGCACTGGAGTCATCTCTTCTTCCGGCTAATCAGTTCAAGTTTTCCGTTGATTCAATGATAAAGGACAATAGCTTCAGCCTTGATGAAGAGGCTGGCGGCGAGTACACCATGGCGTTGGCATATCTGCTGTCATGGCAGGGTCCAGTGGAGGTTGAGGAGACTACTAATATCATCGATGAGCTTACAGGCGACACAGACAAGACCAAGGTTCATCTACAGGAGGTTCACTTCTACGATTCAGAAAATCTGGATGGCATCAAGCGTGCCGTTTATCAGTATGGCGGTGTTTCCACATCAATCTATGCCAGTGTTTCAACTGCTGATTTGAATGGTTCTTCAAGCTACAATCGCAGAACCAATTCCTACTGCTATACTGGCAATGCCAAGCCAAACCACGACGTGGTTATCATCGGTTGGGATGACAATTATCCTGCTGAAAATTTCAGCACAGAGGTGTCAGGCTCGGGCGCTTTCATTTGCCAGAATAGCTGGGGCAGTGGCTTTGGTGATAATGGAGTTTTTTATATTTCCTACTACGATTCAAATATTGGAAATCAGGCGGTTTCCTATGTGAAGGCTGACCTGAATAACACTTACAATTACATCTATCAGAGTGATCTTTGCGGCTGGGTTGGTCAGATTGGCTACAGCAAGGAATGGGCTTACGGTGCCAACACCTTTACCGCAGATTCCGAGCAGCAGATTGAAGCAGCAGGCTTCTATGCACTTGGCAAGGATACCAACTATCAGATATATTTCGTATCAAACTATATAAATACCAGCACCCTTTCATCGAAGGAAATGGTTGCATCGGGAACGGTGGAGCAGGCTGGATATTATACGGTGAAATTCAATGCACCGAAGACAGTAACAGAGGGAGAAAACTTCGCCATTGTTATTTACATCAACACACCAAACACGCTGAGACCGCTGGCTGTTGAGTACGCAAGTGACAAAATGACAAAAGCTGTGGACATTACTGACGGCAAGGGCTTCATCAGCAATAATGGTTTGGATTGGGAGAATGTTGAGGATGTAGCAAAAGCCAATCTGTGCATCAAGGCTTACGCGAATAATGTTGTGGAAGTATTTAACTAA
- a CDS encoding AAA family ATPase — MTYITSLEMANKIGKTKRWVNDCCAKGLVQGAYKEGNRWLIPADTRWKVGSENRYAPLPIGVSNFELAISDYYYVDKTALIKDVIDYRPQVALFLRPRRFGKSLNLDMLKTFFEKNADSKADLFSGTNIWRQGSKYTNEQGKYPVIYFTFKDIKFSNWDETLINLKNTIQLEYRRHSNILESPNIQQIDKDFFSSVVDGTLNSALWVTTLSRLSEMLHLAEEESVFILIDEYDTPIQQGHTNGFYDEVVAFMRNLLSGGLKDNPHLHMAFLTGILRVAKESIFSGLNNLYVSSVLEKRYSEFFGFTESEVKKILNDYGCGNKLTEIKNWFDGYKFGDTEIYNPWSVLNYVDAECIPKAYWQSTGSNDVIGELLSKGDTKLLDEVRGLLLGGSKKAYVDTAVIYPEVIKNPSSVFSFLLMGGYLTIEQSETMFDGNMMCELKIPNKEIQLVYEKEILSRQDSMMTQDRAIAFQTALMTGDAIELQNVLQSFLKETISYYDAAAEGFYHGLILGLSATLYRYYEIQSNREAGNGRFDIRLKARDTINPNFIIEVKSVKDELPETKIKDKLTACAEQAVLQIDAKDYAMDLQGEVRKIGVAFWKKNCVVISK; from the coding sequence ATGACATATATCACATCTTTAGAAATGGCTAATAAAATAGGCAAAACTAAGCGTTGGGTTAACGATTGTTGTGCGAAAGGACTCGTGCAAGGAGCCTACAAAGAAGGAAATCGTTGGCTCATACCAGCTGACACGAGGTGGAAAGTGGGAAGTGAGAACAGGTATGCTCCACTTCCAATTGGAGTATCCAATTTCGAACTTGCTATTTCTGATTACTATTATGTTGACAAAACGGCATTGATAAAAGACGTTATTGATTATAGACCACAAGTGGCACTGTTTTTACGTCCAAGACGCTTCGGTAAATCTTTGAACTTGGATATGTTGAAAACATTTTTTGAGAAAAATGCTGATAGCAAAGCTGATTTATTTTCTGGAACTAACATATGGCGCCAAGGTAGTAAATATACAAATGAACAAGGGAAATACCCTGTAATTTACTTTACATTTAAAGACATTAAATTTTCTAATTGGGACGAGACTCTCATTAATCTAAAAAATACAATTCAGTTGGAGTATCGAAGACATAGTAACATACTTGAAAGCCCCAATATCCAGCAGATAGACAAGGATTTTTTTTCTTCTGTGGTAGATGGTACGTTAAATTCTGCATTATGGGTGACTACTTTGTCTAGACTGTCGGAGATGCTTCATCTTGCAGAAGAAGAGTCTGTTTTCATACTGATAGACGAGTATGATACCCCTATCCAACAGGGGCACACTAACGGTTTTTATGATGAAGTTGTTGCTTTTATGCGCAATCTCCTCTCAGGTGGTCTTAAAGATAATCCACATTTACATATGGCATTCTTAACTGGCATATTGAGAGTCGCAAAAGAAAGCATATTCAGCGGCCTAAACAATTTATATGTTAGTTCTGTATTGGAGAAAAGATATAGTGAATTCTTTGGCTTTACAGAATCAGAAGTTAAAAAGATTTTAAACGACTATGGATGCGGAAATAAGCTGACTGAAATAAAGAATTGGTTTGATGGATACAAATTTGGTGATACAGAGATTTACAACCCTTGGTCTGTATTAAATTATGTAGATGCCGAATGCATTCCAAAAGCATACTGGCAGTCTACAGGAAGTAATGATGTAATTGGAGAACTTTTATCTAAAGGTGATACAAAGCTACTTGACGAAGTCCGCGGATTATTGCTAGGTGGATCTAAAAAAGCATACGTAGACACAGCAGTAATATATCCTGAAGTAATAAAAAATCCATCAAGTGTTTTTAGTTTCCTATTAATGGGTGGTTATCTCACCATAGAACAATCTGAAACAATGTTTGATGGAAATATGATGTGTGAGCTTAAGATTCCAAATAAAGAAATACAATTAGTATATGAAAAAGAAATTCTCTCACGCCAAGATAGTATGATGACACAGGACCGAGCAATTGCATTTCAAACTGCTCTAATGACTGGCGATGCAATTGAACTGCAAAATGTATTGCAAAGCTTCCTAAAAGAAACAATCAGCTATTATGATGCTGCGGCAGAAGGATTTTATCATGGGCTAATCCTAGGCTTGAGTGCAACCTTATATAGATATTATGAAATTCAATCAAATAGGGAAGCTGGTAATGGACGATTTGATATTCGATTGAAAGCCAGAGATACTATCAATCCAAATTTTATCATTGAAGTAAAGTCTGTTAAAGATGAATTGCCAGAAACTAAAATAAAAGATAAGCTTACCGCATGTGCTGAACAAGCCGTATTACAGATTGATGCCAAAGACTATGCAATGGATTTGCAAGGAGAAGTTCGTAAAATTGGTGTGGCTTTTTGGAAGAAGAATTGCGTAGTTATATCTAAATAA